In a genomic window of Streptomyces pristinaespiralis:
- the pheT gene encoding phenylalanine--tRNA ligase subunit beta, whose protein sequence is MRVPLSWLREYVDLPATETGRDVQAKLIAAGLEVETVEQLGAGLKGPLVVGQVLTIEELTEFKKPIRFCTVDVGQANGTGEPQEIVCGARNFSVGDKVVVVLPGAVLPGDFAIAARKTYGRTSHGMICSGDELGMGDDGSGGIIVLPPEHEVGTDAIKLLELVDEVLDIAVTPDRGYALSMRGVARETATAYGLPLRDPALLDVPGPNSYGYGVKVADPVGCDSFTARTVVGLEPEARSPIWLQRRLQKAGMRPISLAVDITNYVMLELGQPLHAYDRSRLDGPIGVRRAEPGEKLTTLDGTTRVLDAEDLVITDNRGPIGLAGVMGGANTEIADAAPDPETGRINGTTEVVIEAAHFDPVAIARTARRHKLSSEASKRFERGVDPQAAAAAAQRTVDLLVLLAGGTAEGGVTQVVAPSAPRTIAMPADHPDRVAGVTYGRETVVRRLQEVGCDVYGQDDLVVTVPSWRPDLAEPNDLAEEVIRLEGYENLPSTLPTPPSGRGLTARQRLHRRVGRALAGAGYVEAPNYPFIGEPVLDQLGLDADDARRRVVKLVNPLSDEEPALRTTLLPGLLGALRRNDGRGSHDLALFETGLVFRPTGEERPAVTPPVDRRPTDEEIASLNAALPRQPRRVAVVLAGAREQDGWWGKGRPADWADAIEAGRLVARAAGVELTVRADQHAPWHPGRCAALYATVDGEETLVGHAGELHPRVVKALHLPDRTCAMELELDVLEQASTGVVQAPRISTFPVATQDVALVVANDVPAADVESALREGAGELLESIRLFDVFTGEQIGEGSKSLAYALRFRAADRTLTVDEASAARDAAVSLATERTGAVLRGA, encoded by the coding sequence ATGCGGGTCCCGCTTTCTTGGCTGCGGGAGTACGTCGACCTGCCGGCGACGGAGACCGGCCGTGACGTACAGGCCAAGCTCATCGCCGCCGGGCTCGAGGTCGAGACCGTCGAGCAGCTCGGCGCCGGGCTCAAGGGCCCGCTCGTCGTCGGCCAGGTGCTGACCATCGAGGAACTGACGGAGTTCAAGAAGCCCATCCGCTTCTGCACCGTCGACGTCGGCCAGGCCAACGGCACCGGCGAGCCGCAGGAGATCGTCTGCGGCGCCCGTAACTTCTCCGTCGGCGACAAGGTCGTCGTGGTCCTCCCCGGCGCCGTCCTCCCCGGCGACTTCGCCATCGCCGCACGCAAGACGTACGGCAGGACCTCCCACGGGATGATCTGCTCCGGGGACGAGCTCGGCATGGGCGACGACGGCAGCGGCGGCATCATCGTGCTCCCCCCCGAGCACGAGGTGGGCACCGACGCGATCAAGCTGCTCGAGCTCGTCGACGAGGTCCTCGACATCGCCGTCACGCCCGACCGCGGCTACGCCCTGTCGATGCGCGGCGTCGCCCGCGAGACGGCCACCGCCTACGGGCTGCCGCTGCGCGACCCGGCGCTGCTCGACGTGCCCGGACCCAACTCGTACGGCTACGGCGTCAAGGTGGCCGACCCGGTCGGCTGCGACAGCTTCACCGCGCGCACTGTCGTCGGCCTCGAGCCGGAGGCCCGCTCCCCGATCTGGCTGCAGCGCCGGCTGCAGAAGGCCGGGATGCGCCCGATCTCGCTCGCCGTCGACATCACCAACTACGTGATGCTCGAGCTCGGCCAGCCGCTGCACGCCTACGACCGGTCCCGCCTCGACGGGCCCATCGGGGTGCGCCGCGCGGAGCCCGGCGAGAAGCTCACCACCCTCGACGGCACCACGCGCGTCCTCGACGCCGAGGACCTCGTCATCACCGACAACCGCGGCCCCATCGGTCTCGCGGGCGTCATGGGCGGCGCGAACACCGAGATCGCCGACGCGGCCCCCGACCCGGAGACCGGCCGGATCAACGGCACCACCGAGGTCGTCATCGAGGCCGCGCACTTCGACCCGGTCGCCATCGCCCGCACCGCGCGCCGGCACAAGCTGTCCTCCGAGGCGTCCAAGCGCTTCGAGCGCGGCGTCGACCCGCAGGCCGCCGCGGCGGCCGCGCAGCGCACCGTCGACCTGCTGGTGCTCCTCGCCGGCGGCACGGCGGAGGGCGGCGTCACCCAGGTCGTCGCCCCCAGCGCCCCGCGCACCATCGCCATGCCGGCGGACCACCCCGACCGCGTCGCGGGCGTCACCTACGGCCGTGAGACCGTGGTGCGCCGCCTCCAGGAGGTCGGCTGCGACGTCTACGGGCAGGACGACCTCGTCGTCACCGTGCCCTCGTGGCGACCCGACCTCGCAGAGCCCAACGACCTCGCGGAAGAGGTCATCCGGCTCGAGGGCTACGAGAACCTCCCCTCGACCCTGCCCACCCCGCCGTCCGGCCGCGGTCTCACCGCACGCCAGCGGCTGCACCGCCGGGTCGGCCGCGCGCTCGCCGGCGCCGGTTACGTCGAGGCACCGAACTACCCCTTCATCGGGGAACCGGTCCTCGACCAGCTCGGCCTGGACGCCGACGACGCCCGCCGCCGGGTCGTGAAGCTCGTCAACCCGCTCTCCGACGAGGAGCCGGCGCTGCGCACCACGCTGCTGCCCGGTCTGCTCGGCGCCCTGCGGCGCAACGACGGGCGCGGCAGCCACGACCTGGCGCTTTTCGAGACCGGTCTGGTTTTCCGCCCGACCGGCGAGGAGCGCCCGGCGGTGACGCCGCCCGTGGACCGCAGGCCCACCGACGAGGAGATCGCCTCGCTGAACGCGGCACTGCCGCGTCAGCCGCGCCGCGTCGCCGTCGTCCTCGCGGGCGCCCGCGAGCAGGACGGCTGGTGGGGCAAGGGCCGCCCGGCCGACTGGGCCGACGCGATCGAGGCCGGCCGGCTCGTCGCCCGCGCGGCGGGCGTCGAACTGACCGTCCGCGCCGACCAGCACGCGCCGTGGCACCCCGGCCGCTGTGCCGCGCTGTACGCGACGGTGGACGGCGAGGAGACCCTCGTCGGCCACGCCGGCGAACTGCACCCGCGCGTCGTCAAGGCGCTGCACCTGCCGGACCGCACCTGCGCGATGGAGCTGGAGCTCGATGTGCTGGAGCAGGCGTCGACCGGCGTCGTCCAGGCCCCGCGGATCTCCACCTTCCCGGTGGCCACGCAGGACGTCGCGCTCGTCGTCGCGAACGACGTGCCCGCGGCCGACGTCGAATCCGCGCTGCGCGAGGGCGCGGGCGAACTGCTGGAGTCCATCCGGCTGTTCGACGTCTTCACGGGCGAGCAGATCGGCGAGGGCAGCAAGTCGCTCGCGTACGCGCTGCGCTTCCGCGCCGCTGACCGCACGCTGACCGTCGACGAGGCGTCTGCCGCGCGTGACGCGGCGGTGTCGCTGGCGACGGAGCGCACGGGAGCGGTGCTGCGGGGCGCGTGA
- a CDS encoding DMT family transporter translates to MRAQDSATDTTSIAVGSGTLLAALGVVAFSLTFPSTVWGLESFGPWSLVAVRSALAATIAGTFLLAFRVPLPDRRHWASLATVAGGVVVGFPLLTTLALQTSTSSHAAVVVGLLPLTTAAFAALRTGRRPSRTFWAAALAGAAVVIAFTVQQSGGALHTGDLYLFGALLVCAAGYTEGGRLARQMPGWQVIGWALILCLPLALAGSAVALAYEPVHLGVRGVVGLVWVAAGSTFFGLYVWYRGMAGIGIARASQLQLAQPLLTLVWSVLLLGEELSPAAPLAAVGVLVCIAVTQRSRT, encoded by the coding sequence ATGAGAGCACAGGATAGCGCTACTGACACCACCTCGATAGCGGTCGGCAGCGGCACACTTCTCGCCGCGCTGGGCGTGGTCGCCTTCTCCCTGACGTTTCCGTCCACGGTGTGGGGGCTCGAAAGCTTCGGCCCCTGGTCGCTGGTGGCCGTGCGCAGCGCTCTCGCCGCGACCATCGCCGGTACGTTCCTGCTGGCGTTCCGTGTCCCGCTGCCCGACCGCCGCCACTGGGCCTCGCTCGCGACGGTCGCAGGAGGTGTGGTGGTGGGATTCCCGTTGCTGACGACGCTCGCGCTGCAGACGTCGACCTCCTCGCACGCGGCCGTGGTGGTCGGTCTGCTGCCCCTGACCACCGCCGCGTTCGCCGCCCTGCGTACGGGCCGCAGGCCGTCCCGCACCTTCTGGGCGGCGGCGCTCGCCGGCGCGGCGGTCGTGATCGCGTTCACGGTGCAGCAGAGCGGCGGCGCGCTGCACACCGGCGACCTGTATCTGTTCGGCGCGCTGCTGGTGTGCGCGGCGGGCTACACGGAGGGGGGCCGGCTCGCGCGGCAGATGCCGGGCTGGCAGGTGATCGGCTGGGCCCTGATCCTCTGCCTGCCGCTCGCCCTGGCCGGTTCCGCCGTGGCCCTGGCGTACGAGCCGGTGCACCTCGGTGTGCGCGGTGTGGTCGGGCTGGTCTGGGTGGCCGCCGGATCCACGTTCTTCGGGCTGTACGTCTGGTACCGGGGCATGGCCGGCATCGGGATCGCCAGGGCCAGTCAGCTCCAGCTGGCCCAGCCGCTGCTGACGCTCGTCTGGTCGGTGCTGCTGCTCGGCGAGGAGCTCTCGCCCGCGGCGCCGCTCGCGGCGGTGGGCGTTCTGGTGTGCATCGCCGTCACCCAGCGCTCCCGCACCTGA
- the infC gene encoding translation initiation factor IF-3, with product MWCYLGGSISAEPRINDRIRVPEVRLVGPSGEQVGIVPLAKALELAQEYDLDLVEVAANARPPVCKLMDYGKFKYESAMKAREARKNQAHTVIKEMKLRPKIDPHDYDTKKGHVVRFLKQGDKVKITIMFRGREQSRPELGFRLLQRLAADVEDLGFIESNPKQDGRNMIMVLGPHKKKTEAMAEAREAQAARKAERQGSPEGEGVDAPTDTPSEA from the coding sequence GTGTGGTGCTACTTAGGAGGATCCATCAGCGCCGAGCCCCGCATCAACGACCGGATTCGCGTTCCCGAGGTGCGACTTGTCGGTCCCAGCGGCGAGCAGGTCGGGATTGTTCCGCTTGCCAAGGCCCTTGAGCTTGCTCAGGAGTACGACCTCGACCTGGTCGAGGTGGCGGCGAACGCCCGCCCGCCCGTCTGCAAGCTCATGGACTACGGGAAGTTCAAGTACGAGTCGGCCATGAAGGCCCGTGAGGCGCGCAAGAACCAGGCGCACACGGTCATCAAGGAAATGAAGCTCCGGCCGAAGATCGATCCGCACGACTACGACACCAAAAAGGGTCACGTCGTCCGGTTCCTCAAGCAGGGCGACAAGGTCAAGATCACGATCATGTTCCGTGGTCGTGAGCAGTCCCGCCCCGAACTTGGCTTCCGTCTGCTGCAGCGCCTCGCCGCGGACGTAGAGGATCTCGGCTTCATCGAGTCGAACCCGAAGCAGGACGGCCGGAACATGATCATGGTTCTCGGCCCCCACAAGAAGAAGACCGAGGCGATGGCCGAGGCGCGTGAGGCCCAGGCCGCACGCAAGGCGGAGCGCCAGGGCTCGCCGGAGGGCGAGGGCGTCGACGCCCCGACCGACACACCTTCCGAGGCGTGA
- a CDS encoding 3-hydroxybutyryl-CoA dehydrogenase, which translates to MADIARVGVVGCGQMGAGIAEVCARSGLEVKVAETTGEALEIGRTRLFNSLTKAAERGKITDEERDATLERLSFTTDLGEFADRDLVIEAVVENEQVKTEIFQVLDQVVTRQDAILASNTSSIPLVKLAVATSRPDQVIGIHFFNPAPVQRLVELIPALTTSEETIKRSEAVVQQVLDKHPIRAQDRSGFVVNALLIPYLLSAIRMFESGIASREDIDNGMEMGCAHPMGPLKLSDLIGLDTVASVADSMYAEYKEPLYAAPPLLQRMVDAGRLGRKTGSGFYTY; encoded by the coding sequence ATGGCCGACATTGCACGCGTCGGAGTGGTGGGTTGCGGCCAGATGGGCGCGGGCATCGCGGAGGTGTGCGCCCGCAGCGGCCTCGAGGTGAAGGTCGCAGAGACCACGGGCGAGGCCCTGGAGATCGGTCGCACCCGGTTGTTCAACTCCCTGACCAAGGCCGCCGAACGCGGCAAGATCACGGACGAGGAGCGGGACGCCACCCTGGAGAGGCTGAGCTTCACGACCGACCTCGGGGAGTTCGCCGACCGCGACCTCGTCATCGAGGCCGTGGTGGAGAACGAGCAGGTCAAGACGGAGATCTTCCAGGTGCTGGACCAGGTGGTGACGCGTCAGGACGCGATCCTCGCCTCCAACACCTCTTCGATCCCGCTGGTGAAACTGGCCGTCGCGACCTCGCGTCCCGACCAGGTCATCGGCATCCACTTCTTCAACCCGGCCCCGGTGCAGCGGCTCGTCGAGCTGATCCCGGCGCTGACCACCTCCGAGGAGACCATCAAGCGCTCCGAGGCCGTGGTGCAGCAGGTGCTGGACAAGCACCCGATCCGCGCCCAGGACCGCTCGGGCTTCGTGGTCAACGCGCTGCTCATCCCGTACCTCCTCTCGGCGATCCGGATGTTCGAGTCGGGCATCGCATCGCGCGAGGACATCGACAACGGCATGGAGATGGGCTGCGCCCACCCCATGGGCCCGCTGAAGCTGTCCGACCTGATCGGCCTCGACACCGTGGCCTCGGTCGCCGACAGCATGTACGCGGAGTACAAGGAGCCGCTGTACGCCGCTCCCCCGCTGCTCCAGCGGATGGTGGACGCGGGCCGGCTCGGCCGCAAGACGGGCTCCGGCTTCTACACCTACTGA
- the rplT gene encoding 50S ribosomal protein L20, whose protein sequence is MARVKRAVNAHKKRRAILEQASGYRGQRSRLYRKAKEQVTHSLVYNYNDRKKRKGDFRQLWIQRINAAARQNGMTYNRLIQGLKAANIEVDRKILAELAVNDAGAFAALVEVAQKALPSDVNAPKAA, encoded by the coding sequence GTGGCACGCGTCAAGCGGGCAGTCAACGCCCACAAGAAGCGCCGGGCGATCCTCGAGCAGGCCAGCGGTTACCGCGGTCAGCGTTCGCGCCTGTACCGCAAGGCCAAGGAGCAGGTCACCCACTCCCTGGTCTACAACTACAACGACCGCAAGAAGCGCAAGGGCGACTTCCGTCAGCTGTGGATCCAGCGCATCAACGCCGCTGCACGCCAGAACGGCATGACGTACAACCGCCTCATCCAGGGTCTGAAGGCCGCCAACATCGAGGTGGACCGCAAGATCCTGGCCGAGCTCGCCGTGAACGACGCGGGTGCGTTCGCCGCCCTCGTCGAGGTCGCGCAGAAGGCCCTGCCGAGCGACGTCAACGCGCCCAAGGCCGCCTGA
- a CDS encoding glycoside hydrolase family 10 protein — translation MGRIGRRGFVVTAAGALAALATAGDAAARVPSEEASRGKGRGRRTGREFRGMWLATVGNRDWPSRPGLTADRQRAELLAYFDTAVERRLNAVILQVRPTADALWPSPHEPWSQYLTGVQGQDPGWDPLGTAVREAHRRGLELHAWFNPYRVATHTDPSRLVETHPARLHPDWTVAYGGKLYYDPGIPEVRRFVEDAMMDAVVRYDIDAVHFDDYFYPYPVPDQAFDDDATFARYGDGFPDKAAWRRDNINRLVLETAARIKAAKKHVRFGISPFGVWRNAATDPLGSRTAAGVQTYDDLHADTRRWVKEGWIDYVVPQVYWNMGFPPADYEALVPWWAEVADGTGVDLFIGEALYKVGVAGQPEAWHDPAELSRHLTFAQRYPAVGGHCYFSAMEVVADPIGAMTRVVADHYPTRVRPPA, via the coding sequence ATGGGGCGGATCGGCAGAAGAGGGTTCGTTGTGACGGCGGCGGGGGCGCTCGCCGCGTTGGCGACGGCCGGTGACGCGGCAGCCCGTGTCCCCTCCGAGGAGGCGTCCCGCGGCAAGGGCCGCGGCCGCCGGACCGGACGGGAGTTCCGCGGTATGTGGCTCGCCACCGTGGGCAACCGGGACTGGCCCTCCCGGCCCGGCCTCACGGCCGACCGGCAGCGCGCGGAGCTGCTCGCGTACTTCGACACCGCCGTGGAGCGCCGGCTGAACGCCGTGATCCTCCAGGTGCGCCCCACGGCGGACGCCCTGTGGCCCTCGCCGCACGAGCCGTGGAGCCAGTATCTGACCGGGGTCCAGGGCCAGGACCCGGGCTGGGACCCGCTCGGCACTGCCGTACGGGAGGCTCACCGGCGCGGGCTCGAGCTGCACGCCTGGTTCAATCCGTACCGGGTGGCCACCCACACGGACCCCTCCCGTCTCGTCGAGACCCATCCCGCCCGCCTGCACCCGGACTGGACCGTCGCGTACGGCGGGAAGCTCTACTACGACCCGGGCATCCCGGAGGTCCGGCGCTTCGTCGAGGACGCGATGATGGACGCGGTGGTCCGCTACGACATCGACGCCGTCCACTTCGACGACTACTTCTACCCGTATCCGGTCCCCGACCAGGCCTTCGACGACGACGCGACCTTCGCCCGGTACGGCGACGGGTTCCCCGACAAGGCGGCCTGGCGGCGCGACAACATCAACCGGCTGGTGCTGGAGACGGCCGCGCGGATCAAAGCCGCGAAGAAGCACGTCCGCTTCGGGATCAGCCCCTTCGGCGTGTGGCGCAACGCCGCCACGGACCCGCTGGGATCCCGTACGGCGGCCGGGGTGCAGACCTACGACGACCTGCACGCGGACACCCGCCGCTGGGTCAAGGAGGGCTGGATCGACTACGTCGTCCCCCAGGTCTACTGGAACATGGGCTTCCCGCCCGCGGACTACGAGGCGCTCGTGCCCTGGTGGGCGGAGGTCGCGGACGGCACCGGCGTCGACCTCTTCATCGGGGAGGCCCTGTACAAGGTGGGCGTGGCGGGGCAGCCGGAGGCCTGGCACGATCCGGCCGAGCTCTCGCGGCATCTGACGTTCGCGCAGAGGTACCCGGCGGTCGGCGGTCACTGCTACTTCTCCGCGATGGAGGTCGTGGCGGACCCGATCGGGGCGATGACCAGGGTGGTGGCCGACCACTACCCGACCAGGGTCCGGCCGCCGGCCTGA
- a CDS encoding sensor histidine kinase codes for MTVTSRPTQPQEFHLGPSGCPEALGIDPDDLPDGLVVADETGRVVCFNRAAVRITAVARADAIGRPLERVLPLEDLKGRRWWTLTDPYGGLATRVGQPERNLLLPGGREVLVSARYVRDVPTGPVRRLVVSLRGTEARRRSERSNAELIATVAHELRSPLTSVKGFTATLLAKWERFTDDQKRLMLETVDADANRVTRLIAELLDISRIDSGRLEVRRQPVDLAAAVRRHVEAHVAAGQTPDRFRVDVTGPLPDLWADPDKVDQVLGNLLENAVRHGEGTVTIDIAPSPSAGGQSGTGTAVTVSDEGPGIPEESMGRVFTRFWRGSKRGGTGLGLYIVKGIVEAHGGTITVGRGPGGGAQFRFILPVGTPAHLL; via the coding sequence ATGACGGTCACCAGCAGGCCGACACAGCCACAGGAATTCCACCTGGGCCCCTCCGGCTGCCCCGAGGCCCTTGGGATCGACCCCGACGACCTCCCCGACGGCCTCGTCGTGGCCGACGAGACGGGCCGGGTCGTCTGCTTCAACCGGGCCGCCGTCCGCATCACCGCCGTGGCGAGGGCCGACGCGATCGGACGGCCGCTGGAGCGGGTGCTGCCGCTGGAGGACCTCAAGGGCCGCCGCTGGTGGACGCTCACCGATCCCTACGGCGGACTCGCCACCCGCGTCGGCCAGCCCGAACGGAACCTGCTGCTGCCCGGCGGCCGCGAGGTCCTCGTCTCCGCCCGCTATGTGCGCGACGTCCCCACCGGGCCGGTGCGCAGGCTCGTCGTCAGCCTGCGCGGCACGGAGGCCCGCCGCCGCAGCGAACGCAGCAACGCCGAACTGATCGCCACCGTGGCCCACGAGCTGCGCTCCCCGCTGACCTCCGTCAAAGGCTTCACGGCGACACTCCTCGCCAAGTGGGAACGCTTCACCGACGACCAGAAGCGGCTGATGCTGGAGACCGTCGACGCCGACGCCAACCGCGTCACCCGCCTCATCGCCGAGCTCCTCGACATCTCCCGCATCGACTCCGGACGGCTCGAGGTACGCCGCCAGCCCGTCGACCTCGCCGCCGCCGTGCGCCGCCACGTCGAGGCGCACGTGGCCGCCGGCCAGACCCCGGACCGGTTCCGCGTCGACGTCACCGGGCCGCTGCCCGACCTGTGGGCCGACCCCGACAAGGTCGACCAGGTGCTGGGCAACCTCCTGGAAAACGCGGTGCGGCACGGAGAGGGAACTGTCACGATCGACATAGCGCCCTCGCCCTCCGCAGGCGGGCAGAGCGGGACGGGCACCGCCGTCACCGTGAGCGACGAGGGCCCCGGCATTCCGGAGGAGTCGATGGGACGGGTCTTCACCCGCTTCTGGCGGGGGAGCAAGCGCGGCGGGACCGGCCTCGGGCTCTACATCGTCAAGGGCATCGTCGAGGCCCACGGCGGGACGATCACGGTCGGCCGCGGTCCCGGCGGCGGCGCCCAGTTCCGATTTATCCTGCCCGTCGGCACCCCGGCGCATCTCCTGTAG
- the rpmI gene encoding 50S ribosomal protein L35, producing the protein MPKNKTHSGAKKRFKITGSGKVLRERAGKRHLLEHKPSKLTRRLTGNAEMAPGDSKTIKKLLGK; encoded by the coding sequence ATGCCGAAGAACAAGACGCACAGCGGTGCCAAGAAGCGCTTCAAGATCACCGGCTCCGGCAAGGTGCTCCGTGAGCGCGCCGGCAAGCGCCACCTGCTCGAGCACAAGCCGTCCAAGCTGACGCGCCGCCTGACCGGCAACGCCGAGATGGCCCCGGGCGACTCGAAGACCATCAAGAAGCTTCTCGGCAAGTGA
- a CDS encoding NUDIX domain-containing protein produces MQWTNLSEQTVYENRWFRVNLADVELPDGRHLDHFLIRLRAVAAATVVNDANEVLMLWRHRFITDSWGWEIAAGVVEDGEDVAAAAAREMEEETGWRPGPLRHLLTVEPSNGLTDARHHLYWAEDAAYTGHPADDFESSRREWIPLKLVPDMIARGEVPAAAMAAGLLMLHHLRLG; encoded by the coding sequence GTGCAGTGGACGAACTTAAGCGAACAAACCGTGTACGAGAACCGGTGGTTCAGGGTCAACCTCGCGGATGTCGAGCTTCCAGACGGCCGGCACCTGGACCATTTCCTGATACGTCTTCGCGCTGTCGCCGCCGCGACGGTGGTCAACGACGCCAACGAGGTGCTGATGCTGTGGCGGCACCGTTTCATCACCGACAGCTGGGGCTGGGAAATCGCCGCGGGCGTCGTCGAGGACGGCGAGGACGTGGCGGCAGCGGCGGCCAGGGAGATGGAGGAGGAGACGGGCTGGCGGCCCGGCCCCCTGCGGCACCTGCTGACCGTGGAGCCGTCCAACGGCCTCACCGACGCCCGCCATCACCTCTACTGGGCCGAGGACGCCGCCTACACCGGGCATCCGGCGGACGACTTCGAGTCCTCCCGCCGCGAGTGGATACCGCTGAAGCTGGTGCCCGACATGATCGCCAGGGGCGAGGTCCCGGCCGCCGCGATGGCGGCCGGGCTGCTGATGCTGCACCACCTGCGGCTCGGCTGA
- a CDS encoding TrmH family RNA methyltransferase, whose product MPTPELISPRSPRVTAARRLAKRNFWGKDRLFIAEGPQAVREAVAHRGPDGEATLVELFTTVEAAERYADIVDAAHAAGARVHHAADTVLAEVSQTVTPQGLVGVCRFLDSPFEDILAARPKLVAVLAHVRDPGNAGTVLRCADAAGADAVILTDASVDLYNPKSVRASVGSHFHLPVAVGVPVEQAVQGLRDAGVRVLAADGAGEQDLDDELDAGTMGGPTAWIFGNEAWGLPEETRALADAVVRVPIHGKAESLNLATAAAVCLYASARAQRAGAKGAPAS is encoded by the coding sequence ATGCCGACCCCCGAGCTGATCTCCCCCCGCTCCCCGCGCGTCACCGCCGCGCGGCGGCTCGCCAAGCGCAACTTCTGGGGGAAGGACCGTCTGTTCATCGCCGAGGGGCCGCAGGCCGTCCGTGAGGCGGTCGCCCACCGCGGGCCGGACGGCGAGGCGACCCTGGTCGAGCTGTTCACCACCGTCGAGGCCGCGGAGCGCTACGCCGACATCGTCGACGCCGCCCACGCCGCCGGAGCCCGCGTCCACCACGCCGCCGACACCGTGCTCGCCGAGGTGTCGCAGACCGTCACGCCGCAGGGACTCGTGGGCGTCTGCAGGTTCCTCGACTCGCCGTTCGAGGACATCCTGGCCGCCCGGCCCAAGCTCGTCGCCGTGCTCGCGCACGTACGCGACCCCGGGAACGCCGGCACCGTGCTGCGCTGCGCCGACGCGGCCGGGGCGGACGCGGTGATCCTCACCGACGCCTCCGTCGACCTGTACAACCCCAAGTCGGTGCGGGCCTCGGTCGGTTCCCACTTCCACCTGCCGGTCGCCGTCGGCGTACCCGTGGAGCAGGCCGTCCAAGGGCTGCGCGACGCCGGCGTACGCGTCCTCGCGGCGGACGGCGCCGGCGAGCAGGACCTCGACGACGAACTCGACGCGGGCACCATGGGCGGCCCCACCGCGTGGATCTTCGGCAACGAGGCCTGGGGCCTGCCGGAGGAGACCCGCGCCCTCGCCGACGCCGTCGTCCGCGTCCCGATCCACGGAAAGGCCGAGAGCCTGAACCTGGCGACCGCCGCCGCCGTATGTCTCTACGCGTCGGCGCGCGCCCAGCGCGCCGGGGCCAAGGGTGCCCCGGCAAGCTGA
- the pheS gene encoding phenylalanine--tRNA ligase subunit alpha, protein MSAPNKSYDPVEVEALKPEEIERMRDEALAAFAAADSLEALAHAKSAHTSGTSPLSLANREIGALPPQAKAEAGKRVGQARAAVGRALATRQTELEAERDARVLVEEAVDVTLPHDRVPAGARHPLTTLSERIEDVFVAMGYEVAEGPQAEAEWFNFDALNIGPDHPARGEHDTFFVQDADGGADSGVVLRTHTSPVQIRSLIDREPPVYVICPGRVYRTDELDATHTPVFHQVELLAVDEGLTMADLKGTLDHMVQALFGEGMKTRLRPNFFPFTEPSAEMDMVCYVCRGESVGNPDRPCRTCSSEGWIELGGCGMVNPKVLTACGVDPSRYSGFAFGFGIERMLMFRHNVEDMRDMVEGDVRFTRPFGMEI, encoded by the coding sequence ATGTCCGCACCCAATAAGTCGTACGACCCTGTTGAGGTCGAGGCACTGAAACCGGAAGAGATCGAGCGCATGCGGGACGAGGCGCTCGCCGCCTTCGCCGCCGCAGACTCCCTCGAGGCGCTCGCCCACGCGAAGTCCGCGCACACCTCCGGCACCTCGCCGCTCTCCCTCGCCAACCGTGAGATCGGGGCACTGCCGCCGCAGGCCAAGGCCGAGGCCGGCAAGCGCGTGGGCCAGGCCCGCGCCGCCGTCGGCCGGGCGCTCGCCACGCGCCAGACCGAGCTCGAGGCCGAGCGCGACGCCCGGGTGCTCGTCGAGGAGGCCGTCGACGTCACGCTGCCCCACGACCGCGTCCCCGCCGGTGCCCGCCACCCGCTGACCACGCTCTCCGAGCGCATCGAGGACGTCTTCGTCGCCATGGGCTACGAGGTCGCCGAGGGCCCGCAGGCCGAGGCCGAGTGGTTCAACTTCGACGCGCTCAACATCGGCCCGGACCACCCGGCCCGCGGCGAGCACGACACCTTCTTCGTGCAGGACGCGGACGGGGGCGCCGACTCCGGCGTCGTGCTGCGCACCCACACCTCGCCCGTGCAGATCCGCTCGCTGATCGACCGCGAGCCGCCGGTCTACGTGATCTGCCCCGGCCGGGTGTACCGCACCGACGAGCTGGACGCCACGCACACCCCCGTCTTCCACCAGGTCGAGCTGCTCGCCGTCGACGAGGGCCTGACCATGGCCGACCTCAAGGGCACCCTCGACCACATGGTCCAGGCGCTGTTCGGCGAGGGCATGAAGACCCGGCTGCGGCCGAACTTCTTCCCCTTCACCGAGCCGTCCGCCGAGATGGACATGGTCTGCTACGTGTGCCGCGGCGAGTCCGTCGGCAACCCGGACCGGCCCTGCCGCACCTGCTCCAGCGAGGGCTGGATCGAGCTCGGCGGCTGCGGAATGGTCAACCCCAAGGTGCTCACGGCCTGCGGCGTCGACCCCAGCAGGTACAGCGGGTTCGCCTTCGGGTTCGGCATCGAGCGGATGCTGATGTTCCGCCACAACGTCGAAGACATGCGAGACATGGTCGAGGGTGACGTCCGGTTCACCCGGCCGTTCGGGATGGAGATCTGA
- a CDS encoding DUF1918 domain-containing protein, with translation MQASVGDTLLVHGRTVGQHDKVAEVVEVLGSEGNPPFRVRFEDGHEALLSPGPDTVVRHHEKT, from the coding sequence ATGCAAGCGAGCGTGGGCGACACACTGCTGGTGCACGGCAGGACCGTGGGACAGCACGACAAGGTCGCCGAAGTCGTCGAGGTCCTGGGGTCCGAAGGCAATCCGCCGTTCCGCGTCCGCTTCGAGGACGGGCACGAAGCGCTGCTGTCCCCCGGACCCGACACCGTCGTCAGGCACCACGAGAAGACCTGA